In the Arachis ipaensis cultivar K30076 chromosome B10, Araip1.1, whole genome shotgun sequence genome, one interval contains:
- the LOC107621767 gene encoding uncharacterized protein LOC107621767, which produces MFQGCNSARRKTINPLHRAVTVLTILFINGFSVQQNRAKSSFIFFHKINHQIHSSLFILLQLSHQHRHHYFSSSPIHFNQGCSGTEMRAVDAATAKCGCDGEDDVMPENISELPSAITGWN; this is translated from the exons ATGTTTCAAGGG TGCAACAGTGCAAGAcgcaaaaccataaaccctttgCATCGCGCTGTTACCGTTCTCACGATCCTCTTCATAAATGGCTTCAGCGTGCAGCAGAATCGCGCAAAGAGCAGCTTCATTTTCTTCCATAAAATCAACCATCAAATCCACTCTTCGCTCTTCATCCTTCTCCAACTCAGCCACCAACACCGCCACCACTACTTCTCCTCTTCGCCGATCCATTTTAACCAG GGTTGCTCCGGAACTGAGATGCGCGCAGTCGATGCTGCCACTGCAAAGTGCGGTTGCGACGGCGAGGATGACGTCATGCCTGAGAACATCTCGGAGCTGCCGAGTGCTATCACAGG ATGGAATTGA